The Thermococcus sp. 4557 genomic sequence ACCTTCCGGGTGTAGTTCCTGAAGAGGATCCCTCCAATGCCGAAGAAGTCCGCCACTACTACTCCGTCTCTCTCAATGAGTGCGGGTATCAGGACTCCCCACGAGAACTCTTCCACAGGATACGTGGGGTCGTACTCGATCAGAATAACGTCTCCCCGATTGGCTTTGCCGAAGAGATACTTTTCGAAGATGGGGGTGTCCATAGGACTCACCAAAAGGGTTTTTAATGGCACTTCTTTTAAACCTTGTTAGGTGGGAAGATGAGAAAGTTCGTGGTGTGGCCCAGCGAGCTCGACGCAAGGCTCAGCAGGCGCTACGGAAGGGCCGTGGGCAGGGAGTTCGCCGTCGACAGGCCGAAGGTGCAGGAGATAGCCGATGCCGCGCTGGCCCTTGGGATGAAGGTGATAGAGCTCGATGAGGAGAAGCTCAACCCTCGGCTGGCCGCTCTCGACGACGAGTACAGGCTCAGGGGAATGCTCCGGATTGAGAGCAAGCATCCGAAGGGTAAGTCCCTGAGGATGCTCGGGCAGAAAATCCGGGAAATCAGAAAGACCCAGGCCAGGTCCCAGGGCAAGAAGAAACGCAAATCCGGGAAGAAAAAGAGGTGATCACTCCTCTTCTTCCATTTCTACGACTATGGCGGTAGTGGTGTCTATAACGCCGTCGATGTTGTGTATGTCGTGGAGTATCTTCCTGGTGAGCTCGCCGAGGTCCTTCGCCTGGATGTGGACTATGGCGTCGTAGGGGCCGGTGACGGCGTCGGCCTTGGTAACGCCCGGAATCTGTTTGAGCGCCTCTATGACGCTCTCAACTTTTCCAATCTCAACGGTCAGTAAAACGTACGACCTAACCATTTTTCATCACCGCGGAAAGGCTTTACGTCTCTATCTAACCCTTCAACTCATTTAAGCTTTTCGTAGTTTTTTCGGGTATCTCCGGAGGGTTGCACTATGAGAACGCTGTCTCTAAGTAACCAATAGTGCGTTTGAAGGGCCTTTATGGCACTGGTAGTGGTATCGAAAGGTTTATTACCACATCCGTCCTATTGTTCATGCCCTTAATGTACAGGGGTGGGTATTAATGAAGGCCAAAGGTTCAATAGCCCTGTTAGTGGTTTTTTTGGTGGTTTTTTCTGTTGCAGCCAGCGGCTGTATAGGCGGAAATAATGGTGAGACAACCACCATCCCGCAGAGCACCACGGGAAGTCCGACGGGAACCCAGACCACGTCTTCTGGGGCGACTTCCGGCGGCACCACCACGACATCGAGCCAGTCAGCCACTCAGACACAGACCCCTGCGGAGGTAAAACCGGGGATACTGGAGATGGGCGACGTCTACGTTGTCGTCACCGACAAGAGCGTCGTGGTCGTCGGCCCGAAGGGCGCCAGCCCGACCGTTGAGGTCCCGAGCGACAGGAAGATTATAAAGGTCGAGTACGAGGTTGACACCGCCAACACCCCGGACGTCAAGACCCTCATGGAGAAGGGTCAGGGATTCGGTGCCATCGATCCAGCCTTCTTCCGCGATGAGCACGTCGATGCCCTCGTTGTGGCCGCCAGGCGCCAGACCGACCCGACCATAAGAACCGAGCTCTTCAAGGCCATCTACATGCTCGGAAACAAGCTCGCCCCGGAGGTCATCCTCGGCCAGAACAAGCAGCTCCGTGTTTACTGGGACTGGGTTAAGGGACGCTACTACCACCCGACCCTCGCGGAGCGCTACGACCTCCTGACCGAGGACCAGAACGCCCCCTCCATCAAGATCGGTATCAAGGACTACAAGAACGACCCCGAGACCTACACCATAGCCACCATCGGCTGGCCGGAGAGCTTTGACCCGGCCATGACCTACGAGACCTTCGGATGGGAGATCTGGCACGAGGTCGGTGACACCCTCGTCACCTACTGGAAGGAGGAGACCGAGGAGGTCAGCCCGGACCTCGCCGTTGCTTGGGCCCACAACGAGGACGGTACCGAGTGGTACTTCCTCATCCGCGGCGGTGTCCAGGCCTACGATCCGTGGAACGACAAGACCTACCCGATCGACGCCACCGACGTTGCCTTCACCTTCCTCCGCGTTGAGAGGCTCGGCCACAGCGTCAGCTGGATGGTTGACAGCTTCATGGACGTTAACAACTCCGCCGCCATCACCGAGGACGAGTTCGACCAGTACCTCAAGGAGCACCCGCTCATAGCCGAGTTCAACGGCAAGAGCACCGAGGTCAAGAGCCTCGACGAGCTCAAGCAGTTCTTCGGCTACAGCGGCGACACCGCTGGAGTCTTCAAGCTCGTTCTTCCGGCTCCGTACGCCCCGGTTCTCGGAATACTCGCCGACCCGTTCCTCAGCGTCGTCCCGATGGAGTACCTCCTCGGCGACAAGTACCAGGAGGCCCTCCAGGCCAGCGACAACGGTCACAACCCCAGCGCCTGGTGGAGCTACCTGAGCGAGGGCAAGAGCGACCCGACCCACCAGCTCATGCACAACAACCCCGTCGGAACCGGACCGTTCTACATCGCCGACTACCAGAAGGACGCCTACATAGTCCTCGAGTACAACCCGCACTACTGGAACGCCACCGCCAACCCAGGCCACAGGAGGGTCATCTACGTCATCAACAGCGACGCCATGGCCAGGATCAACCTGTTCAAGACCGGCACCGCCGACGCCGTTGCCATACCGCCCGAGAAGATGAGCACGGTTAAGGGCCTCGAGCTCCAGGGCTTCAAGTCCGTCGTTAAGACCGACATCCTCCAGCCGATACTGACCTTCCTCGTCTTCAACACCCAGAAGGAGCCCTTCAACGACCCGCTCGTCAGGGAGGCCATGGCCTACGCCGTCCCGTACGACCAGATCTCCCAGGTCGTTTACCAGGGACTTCTCGCCAGGAACTACGGTCCGATACCGAAGCCGTGGCCGGGCTACACCGAGGAAGGCATAACCAAGTACAAGTACAACCTCGCCAAGGCCAAACAGCTTCTCAACCAGGCGGGCGTCGACCCGACCAAGTACAAGATTGAGCTCATCTACAACGAGGGCAACAGCGCCCGTGAGAAGATTATGACCCTAATTCAGAACGTCTGGAGCCAGCTCGGCTTCCAGGTCACCATCAACAGCTACAACTGGCCGACCTACCTTGACAAGACCGAGCACGGCGAGTACGACGTCTACGTCGTCGGTTGGGTCCCGGACTACCTCGACTCCGACAACTGGGTTGGCCCGTTCCTCTACGGTGCCACCGAGTTCACGAGCGTCGAGGTAAGCGTTAGCTGATTCTGATCTTTCTTTTTTTCTGTTCGTGTTTTTGGCGGAGATCTAAAGGATAAAGTCAACGACACAGGGGGGATTGGATTGGCGAACCTGAAGAAGTTCCTAATAAGAAGGCTCCTTACGTTTATCCCCACCCTCATCGGAGTCACCCTCATAGTCTTTCTGATCGCCTACGTCATCCCTGCGGACGTCGCCAGGGCGTGGGCCGGCGGCGAGAAGGCGAGTCAAGCATACATGGAGCAGATAAAGAAGGAGTACCACCTTGACGATCCCTGGTACGACCAGTACTGGTTCCTCGTGAGCGGACTGGCGCGGAACAGCATAATCGATCCGAGGACGTCCAACTACGTCCTTGACGATATACGGGATCGTTTCCCCGTGACGTTTGAGCTGGCGCTGGTGGCGTTCTTCTTCATCCTGATAATAGGCATTCCCCTTGGTATAATCTCGGCCCTTAAGAGAAACACGTGGATAGACACCGTCATCAGGTTCTTCGCCCTCACCGGCGTTTCAATGCCGGTCTTCTGGCTGGGCTACCTTCTCATATACGTGTTCTTCGTCAAGGTTCACTGGATAACCCTCGCAGGCTTCCCGGCCCCGCCCGAGCACCAGATAACCCACATCCCAATGATAGACGCCCTCATCACCGGGGACTTCTCGACCTTCAGCCAGCACCTCCACAGGCTCTGGCTCCCCGGCTTCACGCTGGGATTCATGGGTGCCGGCGTTCTCGCCAGGTTCGTCAGGAACAGCTTCCTTGAGGCCATAGGAAGCGACTACGTCGGATTCCTCAAGGCCAAGGGTGTCCACAAGAGGGGAATCTACCGCCACGCCCTCAAGAACGCCATGGTTCCGATAGTCACCGTCCTCGGCCTTCAGTTCGGAGGACTGCTCGGTGGAACCCCTATCACCGAGACGGTGTTCGGCCTCCCGGGAATGGGTTCCTACGTCATCGACTCGATCAGGAACCTCGACTTCCCCGCGGTCGTGGCGATAACCACGATCTTTGCACTGATATACCTCACAACCAACCTCGTCGTGGACATACTCTACGCCCTGATAGACCCGAGGGTGAGGTACTAACGGGGTGATAAAATGGGCAGGGAAGAGTACAAATCAAACATTCTTGACAAGCTCTCCGACAAGCTCGTCGAGGGATTTGGAAGCTTCATAAGCCTGTTCAAGAAGGACTGGAAGAAGAAAAACCGCTCCAAGATGGAAGAATGGAAGCTCATGCTCTACGCCCTCAACCGCTCCCCGCCGGGCCTCATAGGACTGGCGCTCGTGCTGATGTTCGTGCTCCTCGGCATATTCGGCCCCAGCCTCGCCACGTGGAACTACAGGTTCTTCCCGACCAACTACAACATGAGCACCTACCTCGCCCCGCCTGGCTCGACATACTTCCTGAACGTTACCGAGCTCCAGGGGGACAACATCATCCAGTACACCACGAACATCCACTACACGCTAGGTGCGGACAACTTCGGTAGGGACCTCGTCAGCCTCATCCTCTACGGAGCCAGGGTCTCCCTGGTGATATCGATAGTCGTCATAGTCCTCGGTGTGCCCCTGGGCATCATCCTGGGCCTCGTCGCAGGATACTACGGCGGCAAGGTTGACGAGCTCGTCATGCGCATCACCGATGTGTTCCTGGCCTTCCCGGCGCTCATCCTCGCCATGGCCTTCTCCGCCGTGCTCCCGCAGAGGCTTCAGAATTTCATCTCCTCCCATGAGTCCGTCCAGAGCTTCGTGCTGTGGCTCTTCGCGCTCGAACCCCAGGACGCCGGCAACCTCGGAAAGCTCCTCGCCGTCATACTCGCCATGATCATAGTCTGGTGGCCAGCCTACGCCAGGATAACACGCGGTTCGACCCTCACCGAGAGGGAGAGCCTCTACGTTGAAGCCGCCCGCGCCATAGGCCTCAGCTCCAGAACGATAATGTTCAGGCACATTCTCCCCAACATTATCGGCCCGATACTGGTCTACATAACCCTCGACTTCGGAGGCGTCATCCTCATGGAGGCCGGCCTGAGCTTCCTCGGCCTCGGTGCAACGCCGCCGATAGCCGACTGGGGTAGGATAGTCTACGACGGCTCCCAGTACTTCCCGGAGCACTGGTGGCTCGTTACGTTTTCGGGCTTAATGATCATGCTCGTGGCCCTCGGATGGAACCTCCTCGGTGACACGATGAGGGACATCCTCGACCCGAAGACGAGGAGGAGCATAGAGTTCAAGGTTAAGAAGGCCAAGAAGGAGGGTGAGAGCAATGCCTGAGCCCATCCTTGAGGTTCGCGACCTGACCGTCCACTTTTACACCTACGCTGGAATAGTCAAGGCCATCGAAAGGGTCTCCTTCGACGTTTACCGCGGCGAGACCTTCGCGCTCGTCGGTGAAACCGGCTGTGGAAAGAGCGTCACCTCGCGCGCCCTCACCCAGCTCATCGAGAGCCCCGGAAAGATAGTGGAGGGCAGCGTAATCTACCACAGGGAGGACGGTTCGACCGTTGATCTCCTCAAGCTGAGCCCCGAGGAGATAAGGGACATAAGGGGCAAGGAGATAGCCTACATCTTCCAGGACCCCCACGCCTCCCTCGACCCCCTCTACACGGTGGGGTATCAGATAGCCGAGGGAATGGTGGTTCACAACACGGTCAGGGACTGGAAGGAGGGCTTTAAGAAGGCCGTCGATATTCTCCGCCGCGTCCTCATCCCCGACCCGGAGAACAGGGTAAAGAACTACCCCCACGAGATGAGCGGAGGAATGAAACAGCGTGTCGTCATCGGAACTGGCGTCGCCAACAACCCCAAGATACTCATCGCTGACGAGCCAACGACCGCCCTCGACGTCACGGTCCAGGCCCAGATACTCGAGCTGATGAACAAACTCAAGCGCGAGTACAACACCACCGTGATACTCATCACCCACAACATGGGTGTCGTCGCGGAGATGGCCGACCGCGTTGCCGTCATGTACGCGGGTAAAATAGTTGAGGTGGGCTCCGTTGACCAGATATTCAAGAACCCGCTCCATCCGTACACGCAGGGTCTTCTCAGGGCAGTTCCCAACCCGCTGGCGAAGATAGAGCGGCTCGAGACCATCCCTGGAACGGTTCCCAACCTGATAGAGCCGCCCGGGGGATGCCGCTTCCACCCGAGGTGCCCGAGGGTTATGGGCGTCTGCAAGGATAAGGTCCCCGAGCTGAAGGAGATAGAGCCCGGTCACTTCGTGGCGTGCCACCTTTACTGAGGTGATACCATGAGCGAGCCGATACTCGAAGTTAAAAACCTCAAGAAGTATTTCCCCATCAGGGGCCTTTTCAGAACCGAGGGCTACGTTAAGGCCGTTGACGACGTCAGCTTCAGGATAAACCGGGGTGAAACCTTCGGTCTCGTCGGAGAGAGCGGATGCGGAAAAACAACCACCGGAAGGACCATTCTCCGCCTCATCGAACCCACCAGCGGTCAAATCATCTTTCGGGGCAAGGACGTCACGAAGCTCAAGGGCGAGGAAATGAAGTGGTTCAGGCGGAAGGCCCAGATCATGTTCCAGGACCCCTACTCCTCACTCAACCCCAGGCAGACGGTCTTCGAGGTCATCATGGAGCCCGTCCGCTTCCACAAGATACCCGTTGACGACCCCGAGGAGTTCGTGATAAAGCTCCTGGAGAGCGTTGGCCTCAACGAGATGCACCTTTACCGCTATCCCCATGAGTTCAGCGGCGGCCAGAGGCAGAGAATAGCCCTCGCCAGACTGCTGGCCCTCAGGCCGGAGTTCATAGTCCTCGACGAGCCCACCTCCGCCCTTGACGTTTCGGTTCAGGCCAACATCCTCAACACCCTCAAGGACCTTCAGAGGGAGTTCGGCTTCACGTACCTGTTCATCAGCCACGACCTCGGTGTCGTCAAGTACATGAGCCACAGGATGGGCGTTATGTACCTCGGAAAGCTAGTCGAGGTCGGGCCGGCGGAAGAGATCTTCGAAAACCCCCTCCACCCGTACACCAAGTTTCTGCTGTCCGCCATACCAGTTCCCGACCCGGAGCTGTCGAGGGAGCTCAAGGCAAAGCGCATGAAGGTAGAAGGAGAGCCGCCGAGCCCGATAAACCCGCCTCAGGGATGCCGCTTCCACCCGAGATGTCCGTTTGCCAAGGCGGGACTCTGCGACAAGAAAGAGCCCCCGCTGGTGGAGGTCGAGAAGGGCCACTACGTCGCCTGCTGGCTCTACGGAAAGGCATGATTTTTCTATTCCCTCTTTTCCCTTCTCAGCCACTGGAGTGCCATTCCTGCGTTGGAGTCTATTTTGAGCAGTTCCCTGTAAACGGGGTCGCTGACTTCCCGGCCGTTCACTTCGAACTCGAGGACTGCATAGCCCAGGGGTTTCACCACGATTTCCCCCAGCTCCGCGGGACTCTTTATCCCGAGGACCTTCCTCATTATCGCCAGGGCCAGCAGGGCTTCCCGGTTCTTCCTGGCCAGCTCCTCGTCCCTGTCCACGTGCCGCTGGTGGCCGGTTGGTATGCCGATGATTCTCCAGATGTTCCAGCGTCTCATGTGGTGCGTCCTCTCGTTGAACCTCTCGCCGCTGAGGTCGTAGAGGGTCACGAAGAGGGAAGTCAGGTAGTTCTCCAGGGAGTCTTCTTCCAGCAGGGCCTCCTGGGGTCTGGCCTCGAGCCGCTGGAGGTCTTCGGCCTTTCTTATCAGCGTTGCACGCCTCTCGGGTTTCTCCACCCTCAGCGAAAAGTACGCGTCCACACCGTACATCCCGGTCCTTGTCTCGAAGAGCACGTAGGGAACCCTCAGCCTCATACCTCTCCCCCCGTTGGGTACGTGGGATAAGCATATAAAACCGCCGGAGGAATAGTCCCGGAGCTGAGGGCTATGAGGGTTGATGAGCTTCCAGTGGACGAGAGGATAAAGAGGATAATCCGTGAGAGGGGAATAGAGGAACTGTACCCGCCGCAGGCGGAGGCCCTGATGAGCGGCGTCCTGGAGGGAAAAAACCTCGTGCTGGCAATCCCCACGGCGAGCGGGAAGACCCTCGTGAGCGAGATAGTCATGGTCAACAAGCTTCTCCGGGAGGGGGGCAAGGCGGTCTATCTCGTCCCCCTGAAGGCTCTGGCAGAGGAGAAGTACCGTGAGTTCAAGGAATGGGAGGTTCTGGGTCTCCGCGTGGCCGCAACGACCGGTGACTACGACTCCACCGATGAGTGGCTCGGGCGTTATGATGTAATCATCGCCACCGCCGAGAAGTTCGACTCTCTCCTGAGGCACGGCTCCAACTGGATTGAGGACGTCAAACTTGTCGTGGCGGACGAGGTCCACCTCATAGGCTCCTACGACAGGGGGGCCACGCTCGAGATGATACTGAGCCACATGCTCGGAAAGGCCCAGATTCTTGCCCTGAGCGCCACCGTTGGAAACGCCGAGGAGCTCGCCGAGTGGCTCGATGCCGCGCTGGTTATGAGCGACTGGCGCCCTGTTCAGCTCCGGAAGGGGGTATTCCACATCGGCCAGCTCTTCTGGGAGGACGGCAAAATAGACCGCTACCCCGAGAACTGGGAGAGTCTGGCAATTGACGCTGTTAAGAGGGGTAAGCAGGCGCTGGTGTTCGTCAACACCCGCCGCTCGGCGGAAAAGGAGGCCCTCTCGCTCTCCTCCAAGATAGCCCGCCTTCTCACGAAGCCGGAGACCAGGCAGCTGGACGAGCTGGTTTCGTCCATCGAGGACAACCCGACGACGGAGAAGCTCAAGAGGGCGCTGCGGGGCGGTGTTGCCTTCCACCACGCGGGCCTGAGCAGAACCGAGAGAACCTTGATAGAGGACGCATTTCGCTCTAAACTGATAAAGGTAATCGTGGCCACCCCCACCCTAGCCGCCGGCGTCAATACGCCCGCATTCCGCGTTATAATCAGAGACACCAAGCGCTACGCCGGCTTCGGCTGGACGGACATACCTGTCCTCGAGATACAGCAGATGATGGGGCGCGCCGGAAGGCCAAAGTACGACAAAGTTGGAGAGGCGATAATCGTCGCAAGGACCGAGGAGCCGAGAAAGCTGATGGAGAGATACATCCACGGAAAGCCCGAGAAGCTCTTCTCGATGCTCGCCAACGAGCAGGCTTTCAGGAGCCAGATTCTGGCGCTCGTGACCAACTTCGGGATAGGCAACTTCCGTGAGCTGGTTTCTTTCCTTGAGAGGACTTTCTACGCCCACCAGCGCAGGGATATAGCCTCGCTTGAGTACAAGGCCAAAAACATCGTCTACTTCCTCATCGAAAACGGGTTCATCGACATGGACATGAACGACCGCTTCATGCCCCTGCCCTTTGGAAAACGCACCTCCCAGCTCTACATAGACCCCTTCACGGCGAAGAAATTCAAGGACGCCTTTCCGAAGCTTGAGAACAACCCAAATCCCTTCGGAATCTTCCAGCTGATGGCCTCGACGCCGGACATGGCCACGCTGAACGCCCGGAGACGGGAGATGGAGGACTACCTCGACCTGGCCTATGAGATGGAGGACAAGCTTTACACGAACATCCCCTACTACGAGGACTCGCGCTTCCAGGGCTTTTTGGGGCAGATAAAAACGGCAAAGGTGCTCCTCGACTGGATAAACGAGGTTCCGGAGACGAGGATTTACGAGACATACAACATAGACCCTGGAGACCTCTACAGGATTCTGGAGCTCGCGGACTGGCTCATGTACTCCCTCATCGAGCTGTACAGGCTTTTTGAGCCAAAGGAAGACGTGCTGGACTACCTGAGAGACCTGCACCTCAGGCTGAGGCATGGAGTCAGAGAGGAACTTCTTGAGCTGGTCAGGCTCCCCAACATCGGAAGGAAGAGGGCGAGGGCGCTCTACAACGCCGGCTTCAGGAGCCAGGAGGACATAATGCGCGCCAAGGTGAGGGACCTCCTGGAGGTTGAGGGCATCGGAATGAAGGTGGTTGAAGGTTTGTTCCGTCACTTCGGCGTGGAAATGCCGAAGGGTGCTAAAAAGGGCTCCAAAAAGTCAGAAAAAGCGCGGAAGGGAACCCTCGATGCTTTCCTGAAGTAGGGCCAATCTTTTTAAATCCCCATATTTTACTCGGGCGTGGGCACTATGATAATCATCGTGACCGGAATGCCTGGTTCGGGAAAGAGCAGGATCGTCAAGGAATTCGAGAGGAGGGGCTTTCCGAGCGTTTCTATGGGGGACGTCGTGAGGGAGGAGACCGTAAAGCGCGGTCTGGAGCTGACCAAGGAGAACGTTGCCAAGGTGAGCATCCGCCTGAGGCAGGAGCTTGGTCAGAACGCCGTTGCAAAGCTGACGGTGGAAAAGGTGAGGCGCCTCCTTGAGGGCAGCAGGGTCGTTGTTATAGACGGCGTCCGCTCCCTCGACGAGGTTGGAACCTTCAGGAGCGCTTTTCCGACGGAGGAGATAATAATACTCGCCGTTCACACACCACCTCACATGCGCTTCGACAGGCTCAAAGCCCGCGGAAGGCACGACGATCCGAGAACGTGGGAGGACTTCGAGGAGCGCGACTGGAAGGAGCTGAAGTTCGGCATAGGGAACGTCATCGCGATGGCCGACCACATGATAGTGAACGACTGCAGCAGGGAAGAGTACGAGGAGAGGGTGAGGGAGCTCGTTGACCGGATTCTAGCCGAGCATTGAGTCGAGGAACAGCATCACGTAGAAGCCCAGGAAGAATCCCAGGGTTATCAGCGTGTCGCTGTTTTCTCCCCTGTATATCTCTGGTATCATCTCCTTCACGGTCACGTAGAGCATCGCCCCGCCGGCCAGGCCGAGGCCGTACGGCAGGAGCCAGGCAAAGAGGGTGAAGAAATAAGCCCCGAGGAGTACCATCGCCATCTCAGCGAAGCCGCTCAGCACGCCCATCGCTATCGGCCCGAGGCGCTTCTTCTGTATCGTTGCGAGGGGCAGCGAGACGACGGTCCCCTCCGGGAAGTCCTGGATTCCTATGGCTATGGTGGTTACCAGGCCGACCTCCAGGTTGTAGACGAGGGACGTCCCGACCGCGAGGCCCTCAGGCAGGTTGTGAATTATCACCGCTATGACGAGAAGCCAGACCTTCCTCAGCTTGTCCTTCATGGATTTGGGACCCTCATAGCCCTTGACGAGGTGTTCGTGGGGGAGAAAGCGGTCTATAGCGTAGATGAGCAGCACCCCAAGGGCTATTCCGATTCCGGCAGGTGAAAAGGAGCCGGTTTCCTCTATTGCGGGCAAGATGAGTGAAGTAAAGCTCGCCACTATCATCACACCGGCGGCGAAGCTGAGGGCGAAGTCAACGCCCCCCTCGGGGAGGCTCTTGGCGAATATCGCCACCATGGCACCGAGGGAAGTCATGAGTGCGACGAAAAGTCCGGCGTAGAAGGCAACCCACATGATTTCGCCGTTCGAGATGCTCAGTATCCACTCCGCGAGATTGGCCACGAAGTTCTCTAACACTATTAGGCCACCCTAACTATTTGGGCGGTTGGGTTTATAAGCCTTCCCGCGAGCTTCTTCTGGGTGAGAATATGGAGCTCTTTGAGGAAGTTGAGGTTGAGGCTTACGTTTATCCGACGGAGGACATCGAGAAGGTCAAGAGGGCCATGCTGAACCTGGTTCATGACTTGGAGTTCGAGGCGTTCGATAGGGGTGATTACGTCATTCTGACCGGCAAAACGAGGAGCAGAAAGGCCCTTAGCAGGCTTTACGAGCTCTTCCGGGGGCAGGCTATACTGGACACCGCCCGGAGTTTCCTTGAGGAGGGCTACTTCGGTGAGGAGATAATCATCCGGGTCAACAAGCAGGCGGCTTATGCCGGCGTCGTCAACTTCAACGAGGAGTCGCCGCTGGGCCCGATAACGATAATCATCAGAACCAGGGATCCAGGGAAGCTTATGAAGTGGCTCGCGCCGAGAACCAAGGACGGTGTGCCGATAGAGTAAAAAAGGAAAGCTCACTCGGCCGCTTTTTTCTTCTTCCTTCTGCCCCAGCTGACCTGTGCCGTGAGGATTCTCTCCGTTGAGAACAGCCATGCCGTGGCGTAGAGTATGACGACCGCCACCACCGTCAGGTAGGCCATGCTTATCGCTATCGGCGTGTAGCTGCTGAGGAGGACGTAGCGGTAGTCCACCACCGGATGGGTGAAGGGTATCGCAAGCAGGACGTACTTGACGACCGCTGGGAGGTCGTTGATGTCGGTGTACATCAGCAGGAAAGCCGGGAACGCCAGGGGCAGGATAACCGCGCTGACGAGGGTCGTCGCGCTCTGGACGTCTTCGGCGAAGGTTGCCACTATCATGGCCAGGCTGAGGGCGATTATTATCGTCAGGAACACCACGACCGCGAACATCAGCGCCCCCGTGGGGGTGACGACCAGACCCAGGTCTTCAAGGCTCACCCCACTCGAACCCAGTCCGAATGAGCTCATGTAGTAGCGCATGCCTATCATGTACGCTATCGCGGCAACGAGACCCATCATGGCCGTTCCGAATATCTTCGCCGCGACTATCTTCGTCCTCGCCACGG encodes the following:
- a CDS encoding ABC transporter ATP-binding protein; translated protein: MPEPILEVRDLTVHFYTYAGIVKAIERVSFDVYRGETFALVGETGCGKSVTSRALTQLIESPGKIVEGSVIYHREDGSTVDLLKLSPEEIRDIRGKEIAYIFQDPHASLDPLYTVGYQIAEGMVVHNTVRDWKEGFKKAVDILRRVLIPDPENRVKNYPHEMSGGMKQRVVIGTGVANNPKILIADEPTTALDVTVQAQILELMNKLKREYNTTVILITHNMGVVAEMADRVAVMYAGKIVEVGSVDQIFKNPLHPYTQGLLRAVPNPLAKIERLETIPGTVPNLIEPPGGCRFHPRCPRVMGVCKDKVPELKEIEPGHFVACHLY
- a CDS encoding ABC transporter substrate-binding protein, whose amino-acid sequence is MKAKGSIALLVVFLVVFSVAASGCIGGNNGETTTIPQSTTGSPTGTQTTSSGATSGGTTTTSSQSATQTQTPAEVKPGILEMGDVYVVVTDKSVVVVGPKGASPTVEVPSDRKIIKVEYEVDTANTPDVKTLMEKGQGFGAIDPAFFRDEHVDALVVAARRQTDPTIRTELFKAIYMLGNKLAPEVILGQNKQLRVYWDWVKGRYYHPTLAERYDLLTEDQNAPSIKIGIKDYKNDPETYTIATIGWPESFDPAMTYETFGWEIWHEVGDTLVTYWKEETEEVSPDLAVAWAHNEDGTEWYFLIRGGVQAYDPWNDKTYPIDATDVAFTFLRVERLGHSVSWMVDSFMDVNNSAAITEDEFDQYLKEHPLIAEFNGKSTEVKSLDELKQFFGYSGDTAGVFKLVLPAPYAPVLGILADPFLSVVPMEYLLGDKYQEALQASDNGHNPSAWWSYLSEGKSDPTHQLMHNNPVGTGPFYIADYQKDAYIVLEYNPHYWNATANPGHRRVIYVINSDAMARINLFKTGTADAVAIPPEKMSTVKGLELQGFKSVVKTDILQPILTFLVFNTQKEPFNDPLVREAMAYAVPYDQISQVVYQGLLARNYGPIPKPWPGYTEEGITKYKYNLAKAKQLLNQAGVDPTKYKIELIYNEGNSAREKIMTLIQNVWSQLGFQVTINSYNWPTYLDKTEHGEYDVYVVGWVPDYLDSDNWVGPFLYGATEFTSVEVSVS
- a CDS encoding ABC transporter permease encodes the protein MGREEYKSNILDKLSDKLVEGFGSFISLFKKDWKKKNRSKMEEWKLMLYALNRSPPGLIGLALVLMFVLLGIFGPSLATWNYRFFPTNYNMSTYLAPPGSTYFLNVTELQGDNIIQYTTNIHYTLGADNFGRDLVSLILYGARVSLVISIVVIVLGVPLGIILGLVAGYYGGKVDELVMRITDVFLAFPALILAMAFSAVLPQRLQNFISSHESVQSFVLWLFALEPQDAGNLGKLLAVILAMIIVWWPAYARITRGSTLTERESLYVEAARAIGLSSRTIMFRHILPNIIGPILVYITLDFGGVILMEAGLSFLGLGATPPIADWGRIVYDGSQYFPEHWWLVTFSGLMIMLVALGWNLLGDTMRDILDPKTRRSIEFKVKKAKKEGESNA
- a CDS encoding ABC transporter ATP-binding protein, with translation MSEPILEVKNLKKYFPIRGLFRTEGYVKAVDDVSFRINRGETFGLVGESGCGKTTTGRTILRLIEPTSGQIIFRGKDVTKLKGEEMKWFRRKAQIMFQDPYSSLNPRQTVFEVIMEPVRFHKIPVDDPEEFVIKLLESVGLNEMHLYRYPHEFSGGQRQRIALARLLALRPEFIVLDEPTSALDVSVQANILNTLKDLQREFGFTYLFISHDLGVVKYMSHRMGVMYLGKLVEVGPAEEIFENPLHPYTKFLLSAIPVPDPELSRELKAKRMKVEGEPPSPINPPQGCRFHPRCPFAKAGLCDKKEPPLVEVEKGHYVACWLYGKA
- a CDS encoding Lrp/AsnC family transcriptional regulator → MVRSYVLLTVEIGKVESVIEALKQIPGVTKADAVTGPYDAIVHIQAKDLGELTRKILHDIHNIDGVIDTTTAIVVEMEEEE
- a CDS encoding ABC transporter permease; translation: MANLKKFLIRRLLTFIPTLIGVTLIVFLIAYVIPADVARAWAGGEKASQAYMEQIKKEYHLDDPWYDQYWFLVSGLARNSIIDPRTSNYVLDDIRDRFPVTFELALVAFFFILIIGIPLGIISALKRNTWIDTVIRFFALTGVSMPVFWLGYLLIYVFFVKVHWITLAGFPAPPEHQITHIPMIDALITGDFSTFSQHLHRLWLPGFTLGFMGAGVLARFVRNSFLEAIGSDYVGFLKAKGVHKRGIYRHALKNAMVPIVTVLGLQFGGLLGGTPITETVFGLPGMGSYVIDSIRNLDFPAVVAITTIFALIYLTTNLVVDILYALIDPRVRY
- a CDS encoding signal recognition particle protein Srp19 — encoded protein: MRKFVVWPSELDARLSRRYGRAVGREFAVDRPKVQEIADAALALGMKVIELDEEKLNPRLAALDDEYRLRGMLRIESKHPKGKSLRMLGQKIREIRKTQARSQGKKKRKSGKKKR